The nucleotide window AAGCACGCATTGGAGCAAATTATCTTGGTAGAAAATCTATGAAGATAGCTGCAAAAGGAATAAAACAAGTTAAAAGACATTCTTATGATCATGTCCAACGAGAATACAAAGCTGGCAAAAGAAAAGAACGTTAATTAAAACTTAGCAAGAGGATAAAAATTATGAAAAAAATATTATGAATTTTATTATGCAGTATACCAATGCAATTAACAATTTATACTTTTGGATGTAAAGGTTTTAATTATGGTTCAAATCCACCTCATTTAAAACCAATTGAACCACCAGAAGAAGTAAAAGATATCAATTATTATTTGCAACTAAAAGAAAAAAATCAAAAATTATTTGAAAAAGCAAAAAAAGAAATTGATGAACTAAATTCATCAGAATCAATTCAGGAAATATGTGGTAGTTCAAGAATGTGTTCTGAATTACAAGAAATAATAGATGCAAATATGGTTGAAATGTATGAATATCAAGCAATTGTCTATGATTGTGATTATCAAATTTTATTTTTAGAAAATGATGGTGATTTTAGTGATAAGAAAATTAGAGAAAATGCAATTGCTATTATTAAAAATGAAAATGATATTTTAAAAAAACAATTAAAATTAATGACAACTTCATCTGACCCATATCGAGAAGATGAAATTAATAAAGTTAAAAATTTAATTAAAACCTGTGAAGAAATTTTAGAAAAATTAAATAAAGAAAATGAAAATAAAATTTAATTAAATAAGTAAAATAATAAAATAGGTTTTTTAAACAGTAAATTTTAAATAATTAATATTAATAATATTAATTATTTTTTTTATGATAAGAATATGATACAATTACGTGTATGTAGATGGCCATCTTATTTTGGCAAATGACTAGGTTAAAAATAAAATAATTAAATTTAATAATTATATGATTTTATTTTTGGTTTATGGAGAAATAAAGTGAAAGTATTTTTAGTTTTGTTAACTGGAATAAGTTTGTGAACATATCCATTAATGGCAAAGTTTAGTCAATTTCCATTTATTCAGGATAAAACAACAATGTCAATGGATCCAACTCATCCAACCATAACAATTGATCCGGGTGTAAGTGTTGAAGCTTATGCATGGGTTAGCGGTGGTGGTGCTGTGCGTGATGGCGAAGAAAAATTAGTTGAAAAAGAACATATTTATGAGCTAGATACCACAAAATATGGTTTGACACAAAGCACATTTTTAAATTATTATAAAAAAATTATTGTCAAAAATCCTTATGGACGAACACATTCTGATTGAGATAGCCATCATAAATAATATCGAAATGATTTTACATTTGATATTACTAAAGCAGGTGAATATATGTTTTATGAATGATCAGGAACAGGGGGTTCAATGTTTGCTTCTGCTAAAGGAAGAGTTAAATGAGAATGAAATGGAAATACCCTCAAAATAAAATTTTGGGCAACAGCATATGCTTGACATCATTAATTCGGAGGATATGATGCTGATTCGCGTTCAACTTTTATTGTTAATCAAATGGATGTTGTTTCTAATGCTGAAAGTGAAAGTACAACTTATAGTCGTGTTAAAAATGCTTTAGAAAAAAAACTTTCGTTTGCAAGTGATTATTCTGGCAGTCTTGAAGATGAGAGCAATATTTATGACCCAAAAGGTCAGGGGAATGATTTGACAACGGCAATGAATAAAGTTTTAAAACAAGGATTTGGAAAAGAATATTCTTATTGAGAAAAATTTATTCGACCATTTAGTTTTAGTGATGCCAAACATGAAATAACAACAGTTATTGCTTTTAATCGATTATCAACTGGTGAAGCAGTAACTTGGACATTTAAAACACCCGTTGCAATATCACTTTCGGGAAATTATTGTGGAAAACAGTTGAAGGAACGGTTAAATATTATTCCAGGTAAAGTTGTTGATCAATTTGATCCCTTAAATGGAATGGTTGAAGATAAACCAATTTTAGCACCTGATTCACCGCCAATTACTGATACATATGGTGGAAAATGACAATATCATACTACAGCTTCTGTTCAATTTGATGCCCTAGTACCAGGGACCCCAAATTATGGAAATGAGTATTTAAAAGTTAATGGCATTAAAGTTCCTGTTTTAGACTATAAGTTTAATTATAAAATGGAAGATTTAAGAAATAATGATAAGGATTCAAAAGAGAATAATCTTTATCAAGTGGAAATTATTCATGAAAGTGGTAATCAGAATGTGAGTTATAAAATTGATTATGAGATTAATAACCTAGTCCCAGAATTATCAATTCAATGGTATGCTTGAAATCCAAAAGAAAATAAGGATCAAAAGGAATTAATTACCCCAACAATTGATGGGAAACCAAATCCAAAATATGATCCAGAAATTAATCCAGAAACAGGAACAAAATCCCAAATCGTATGAGTTAAAAGAAAAACTGACCATAATTTCCCATTTGACCCTTTAAATGAAAAAGGTGAAGTAATTAAAAATAAAGCAGAATATGATTTGGGATATATTGTTGAAGGAACGGCAGTGAGTATGGGAATTCGACAAATCTTTGATGCACCAGAGATTGCTAATGTAGCAAGAGAACAAGTTGGCGATGATTTAAAAGGAAATAATCCAAACAGTATTACTGGTAAAATGCAACAAATTCCAAGTGATCAAGAAGGACACTATTTATCTGAAACTGGGAAATGACATTATATTACAAAAACAAATGATCAATTAACATATGAAAAATATGCAATAATTGGGAAAAATGGTTTTGATAATTATCCTCGTTTCTTAGACATTATGAATAATCCAGATTTAGTTGTAAATTTCTGAACAACTATTCATGGGAAACATCTAAAGAATTTTTTAATTACTTATAAAAATTTAAATTCAAAAGAAATCTTTGCTTTAACATATGAGCAAGTGGTTTCATATTGAAAAGAGTATACTAGTGATATTATGGCACAAAAAATCCCTGCTATTCCAGAACCAGATAATTATTATAAATTAGAAAAAAACTTACCAATTGTAAAGATGAATGAACATGAACTTGGTGAAATTGTTCGGATAATTAAAGCAGAAGTAGCAGAATTTATTACTTCAAAAGTACCAAAAGCAGTGTATACAATTGATTATAAAATTTATAATAAAGATCATATTGATATTACAGAGAATAACAGTGTTTTAGCAGATTTGTTAAATAATGCTGAGCAACCACAGTATATGAATTTATTTGTTGAAGCATCTCCAACCTCAACATTACTAATTGGAACAGCAAAAGTTGAAGTTAAAAATTCAAAAAATTATGATCCAAATAATGTTTATAATCTTTCAAAAGTACGTTTTCGTAATCAATCTTATAATTTTGCAGATTTCTCACCTAGTCAATTACGAATATGAATTGAAGAATGAGTAGCAAAAGGTATTGCAGTTTATCAATATCCGATTACTTTGAATGCTGATTATGGAATTTCAGCAAATGGTATTCCAGATGAAGATCCAATTAGTCATAACAATACACCAGGTGATTTAAATGATGCAATTTTAACAGAGTTTATTGATAATACTGAACATAATAAAGAATTAGAATTAATTGTATATTCAAACAATGCTAGTGATTTAACAAAAGGTTATACTGAATTTAAATTACTAAATAATATTGATAGTTCAAAACCACCAGTTGATCCAACTGACCCAATTGATCCAACAGATCCAACAGATCCAGATAATCCTTCCCATCCAATAGTTCCAATTCAACCAGGAGAAGAAGAAATTAATTCTAATACTAAAAAATATTTAGCATGAATATTACCAGCAGTAATTATTCCATTGATGGGTGGTGGAATTACGATTGCCATAATTATTATTCGGAAAAGAAAACGAATTCGTTAGTACTAGTTTAGGAATGAACTTATTGTTTTTATTAAGAAAAAAGATTATAATGTTAACTAAGGAGGATTTGATATGGCCATATTTAATAATAAGAAGCCAACTTTTGTATCAATGGATTTAGGAACAGCTTACACTCTGGTTTATATTTCAGGGAGTGGAATTGTTTATAATGAACCATCCATTGTGGCATATAAAATTAAAGAGAATCGGATTATTGCTGTCGGAAATGAAGCATATAAGATGATTGGGAAAGGAAATAAAACAATTAGAATTGTTCGGCCAATGGTTGATGGAGTTATTACAGACATTCGTGCAACAGAAGCACAATTAAAATATATTTTTAGTCGGTTAAGAGTTACGAAGCAATTAGCTAATTCAATTATGTTATTAGCTTGTCCATCAGTTATTACCGAACTAGAAAAAAATGCTTTAAAAAAAATTGCGATGAATCTAGGCGCAACAAAAGTTTTTGTTGAAGAAGAAGTTAAAATGGCTGCTTTAGGTGGCGGGGTTGATATTTATAAACCGTTTGGTAATTTAGTGATTGATATGGGAGGAGGAACGACAGACATTGCGGTTCTTGCTTCAGGGGATATTGTCTTATCAAAATCAGTTAAAGTTGCTGGAAATTATTTAAATGATGAAATTCTAAAATATGTTCGTTCTCAATATGGGCTAGAGATTGGAATTAAAACAGCCGAAATGATTAAGATTGAAATTGGTTCATTAGCAAAATATGGTGATGAACGAAAAATGAAAGTTTATGGCCGCGATGTTGTTTCAGGATTACCACGAGAAATTGAATTAACTCCAGAAGAAGTCCGTGAGGTTTTAAAAGTTCCAGTATCACGAATTATTGATTTAGCAGTTCAAGTGTTAGAAGAAACACCACCAGAATTAGCAGGAGACATTTTCCGAAATGGAATTACCATTTGTGGTGGTGGTGGTTTAATTAAAGGAATTGATCACTACTTTGAAGAAACATTACAATTACCAGCCAAAATTGGAGAACAACCATTATTAGCAGTTATTAACGGAACAAAAAAATTTGAATCAGATATTTATGATATTATTCGCCAAGAACATCATAAAACAAAAGAATTAGATTATTAAAAATGTTACAAGTTGCTATAAGAATTAACGAGCATACCAAAATAGCAAATATGGTCAGCATAGAGCAACTATGAATTAAAATCAAAACCAATATTGCCAAGTTTAGCATTGGTTTATTATAAAACTGATAATTATCAGTTTTTTTATGTTATGATGTAAAAAAATATTTAGGAGCGAAAAAATGTTTGAACCATTAGCATTTGTCTTACGACCAACTACAATAACTGATATCATTGGGCAAAGCCACCTTATTAATGATCAAAATGGTGTTATTTCACGAATGTTGAAATATAATTATGCAAGTTCATTAATTTTTTATGGTGATCCGGGCGTTGGGAAAAGTAGTATTGCTCGAGCATTAGCCAATGATTTACAACTTGAGTATGCAATTTTTAATGCTGAAATTGATAAAAAACAAGATTTAGAGAAGATTATTAAGCAAGCAGCAAATTTTGAACGATTTATTATTATTGTAGAAGAAGTACACCGGATGAATAAAGATCGGCAAGATATTTTATTACAGTATTTAGAAAATGGACACCTAATTATGTTTGCTTGCACAACAGAAAATCCATATTTTGTGATTAATCCAGCCTTACGGTCACGAGCTAATATTATTAAATTAGAACGAATTACTGTTGATGAAATGCTAACTGGTTTACAGAAAATAATTACAAAGAAAAAATTGCCACTAACAATTACTAATGATGCTTTACTATTAATTTGTCAATTAGCAAGTGGTGATTTACGAATTGCAATTAATATATTAGAATTATGTTTAAATTTATATCCCACAGAAGAAATTACTGTGACAATTATTAATAATCTTGCTCCATCGGCTAATTTAATTAATTTTGCAGAGGGTGATGAACATCATGATTTAAAATCAGCCTTGCAAAAGTCAATTCGGGGTAGTGATGTTAATGCTGCTTTATATTATTTTGCACGCTTATTAGCAAGTGGTGATCACGAAGCATTATTACGTCGAATGTTGATTATCGCTTATGAAGATATTGGGTTAGCTAATCCAGCAATTGCGGTTCATGTTAAAACAGCGATTGATAGTTTTCGTCAAATTGGATTACCAGAGGGGCGAATTCCATTAGGATTAGCAATTGTTGAAATGTGTTTAAGTGAAAAGTCAAATAGTGCTTATTTAGCAACAGATCAAGCTTATGAAGATGTTTTAAAAGGTAACCTTTATCCAATTCCTCATCATTTACGTGATACGAGTTATGCTTCCGCAAAAAAATTAGGAAATGGTCGTGGTTATCAATATCCACATGATTTTCCAAATGATTATGTCGCGCAACAATACCTTCCGAAGGAAATGCAGGGCATGGTTTATTATCAACCGAAATTACATAGTGTATATGAAAAACGAATTAATGAATTATATGGACGGTTTACAAAAAAAACCAAGTAGTTCTTTTAAAAGAACTACTTGGTTTATTTTTCGTTAGTGCTAGAATGAAACTATATGAAATGGAGATGATAAAAATGACAGTAGTAAAAATTCATGTGCCAGAATTAACATGTAGTAGTTGTGCGATGGCAATTGAAAAAAAGTTAACAAAAATTCCGGAAATTAAATTTCAAATTGGAATTGTAACACGAACTGTTAAAATTACTTATGATGAAACAGTTCTAAATAAAGAAACAATCTTTCAACAGATTAAAAAAGCCGGCTATGATTTTGATGAAGTTGAAACAAAACAGTTATAAGATTGTTATTATTTAATGAAAAAGCAGCAAAAAGCAAAGTTAACAAAACGGCAAATTCGAGATCTGTATGAATTAATTATTGCGATAATTTTAGACATTCCTTTATTATTGGGAATGATACCAGGGTTAGGATTGCTCCATAATGAATGATTACAATTAACCCTTGCTAGCATTATCTTATTTTATTGTGGGCGTCGTTATTATATTAATATGTTTAATGAAATATTTCGCTGGCATTTATTAGGAATGAATACATTAATTGGTTTGGGAACATTAATTTCATATGGCTATAGTATTTATTTGATTGCAGAACGTAGTCATTATATGTTATTATTTGAAACTGCTGGAACAATTATTACGATTATGTTATTAGGTAATTTAATTAATACAAGAGTACAACGAAAAGTAACAATGGGAATTGAAAGCGTTATTTCGTTACAAGTTGAACACGCGAACCGCATAGGGAAGGATCAAATCATTGATGTTATTAATACTAAAGATGTCCAAGTTAATGATCTTTTATTAATAAAAAAAGGTGAAAAAATTCCAGTTGACGGAATTGTTACAAAAGGAATCGCATATTTAAACGAAGCAATGTTAACTGGTGAAAGTAATATTATTGAAAAGCAAATTGGTGATGAAGTGATTGGTGGAACCGTCAATATGGGAGAACCATTTTATTGTCAAGCAAAAAAAGTTGGTGCTGATACTTTTTTAGCAAATATTTTACAAAAAGTTGATGAAATTCAAAGTCAAAAACCGCGAATTCAACGAATTGCTGATCAAATTGCAAAATGATTTACACCATTTATTTTAATTATTGCAATTATTACCTTTTTATGTCAATATTTTGTTTTTCATCCTTATGATATCGCAAAAGCAATTGATATTGCCATTACTGTCATTGTTATTAGTTGTCCTTGTGCATTAGGTTTAGCAACTCCCTTAGCAGTTGCAGTTGGGTTTGGAAAAGCTTTAAAAGAAGGGGTTATTTTTAATACTACAGATGCATTTGAAAAGATTACTAAAATTGATGCTATTGCTTTTGATAAAACAGGAACAATTACTAATGGTCAATTAACTGTTCATGATTTATTAGGAGATGAAGAAAATATCAAATACATTTATAATTTAGAAAAATTATCAGCACATCCAATTGCAAGAAGTATTCATCATTATTTTGCTAATTGTCAAGATGAAATTATCTTTGAAAAATTTCAAGAACAACCTGGACTTGGTGTGAGTGGGATA belongs to Spiroplasma melliferum and includes:
- a CDS encoding heavy-metal transporting ATPase; amino-acid sequence: MKLYEMEMIKMTVVKIHVPELTCSSCAMAIEKKLTKIPEIKFQIGIVTRTVKITYDETVLNKETIFQQIKKAGYDFDEVETKQL
- a CDS encoding copper transporter ATPase, with translation MNTLIGLGTLISYGYSIYLIAERSHYMLLFETAGTIITIMLLGNLINTRVQRKVTMGIESVISLQVEHANRIGKDQIIDVINTKDVQVNDLLLIKKGEKIPVDGIVTKGIAYLNEAMLTGESNIIEKQIGDEVIGGTVNMGEPFYCQAKKVGADTFLANILQKVDEIQSQKPRIQRIADQIAKWFTPFILIIAIITFLCQYFVFHPYDIAKAIDIAITVIVISCPCALGLATPLAVAVGFGKALKEGVIFNTTDAFEKITKIDAIAFDKTGTITNGQLTVHDLLGDEENIKYIYNLEKLSAHPIARSIHHYFANCQDEIIFEKFQEQPGLGVSGIYQHQMYQLLSYQTAVAKGFQNEMELAVQKITVVNPILIALVINKTITNVIILTDTIRFDAELAIAKFTKKHIVTHMISGDNEQTTKAIANEVGITSYYANVSPLTKATIVAEIQAAGNVIAYVGDGINDLVALKQADFAIAMGQGSEVAIQNSDITIIKPSIFNIYKVFVLTKLTRSLIWWNFFWAFSYNLISIPLAILGIIPPLIGAIVMGASQLLVLLNSLVFNNIKVKFK
- a CDS encoding Recombination factor protein RarA, with product MFEPLAFVLRPTTITDIIGQSHLINDQNGVISRMLKYNYASSLIFYGDPGVGKSSIARALANDLQLEYAIFNAEIDKKQDLEKIIKQAANFERFIIIVEEVHRMNKDRQDILLQYLENGHLIMFACTTENPYFVINPALRSRANIIKLERITVDEMLTGLQKIITKKKLPLTITNDALLLICQLASGDLRIAINILELCLNLYPTEEITVTIINNLAPSANLINFAEGDEHHDLKSALQKSIRGSDVNAALYYFARLLASGDHEALLRRMLIIAYEDIGLANPAIAVHVKTAIDSFRQIGLPEGRIPLGLAIVEMCLSEKSNSAYLATDQAYEDVLKGNLYPIPHHLRDTSYASAKKLGNGRGYQYPHDFPNDYVAQQYLPKEMQGMVYYQPKLHSVYEKRINELYGRFTKKTK
- a CDS encoding cell shape-determining protein MreB1 encodes the protein MAIFNNKKPTFVSMDLGTAYTLVYISGSGIVYNEPSIVAYKIKENRIIAVGNEAYKMIGKGNKTIRIVRPMVDGVITDIRATEAQLKYIFSRLRVTKQLANSIMLLACPSVITELEKNALKKIAMNLGATKVFVEEEVKMAALGGGVDIYKPFGNLVIDMGGGTTDIAVLASGDIVLSKSVKVAGNYLNDEILKYVRSQYGLEIGIKTAEMIKIEIGSLAKYGDERKMKVYGRDVVSGLPREIELTPEEVREVLKVPVSRIIDLAVQVLEETPPELAGDIFRNGITICGGGGLIKGIDHYFEETLQLPAKIGEQPLLAVINGTKKFESDIYDIIRQEHHKTKELDY